From Qipengyuania soli:
CTATCTGGTGATTGGCATTCCAGGCGCACAGCTGGTCAAGCGGATCGGCTACATGCGCGGTGCCGTGGTCGGCTTGCTGACCATGATGGCGGGCTGCCTGCTGTTCATTCCGGCAAGCCAGACCGCTACCTACGGTCTGTTCCTGTTCGCGCTCTTTGTGCTCGCGAGCGGTGTTGTCGTGGTACAGGTCGTCACCAACCCGCTGATCAGCCTGCTCGGACCGCAGAAGACGGTGCACAGCCGCCTGACCTTCGCGCAGGCGTTCAACAGCCTCGGCACAACCATCTTCCCGCGCGTCGGCTCGACCCTGATCCTCGGCGGACTCGCTGGCGTGACTGCGGCCGAGCTCTCGGGCGCCGAGCTCGATGCCTATCGCACCGCTGAAAGCCAGGCGATCGTCAACACCTACATCGGCCTCGCCATTGCGCTCGCGGTGATCGCTGCAGTGGTCTGGAGCTTCCGCAATCGCCTGCAGGGCGAAAAGCATGAGCAGAGCTCGCTCTCCGGCGGCTTCGCCCTGCTGAAGCGTCCGCGCTTCGGTTACGGCGCACTTTGCATCTTCCTCTACGTCGGTGCGGAAGTCGCCATTGGCTCGCTCATCGTGAACTACCTCATGCAGGAAGGGGTGATGGGCCTCGAAGAGCAAGCCGCGGGCAAGATGATCGCCTACTACTGGGGCGGCGCACTCGTCGGGCGCCTCATCGGTTCGGGCCTGCTGCGAGTCTTCAGCCCCGGCCTGATCCTTGCGACGGTGGCGGCTGGCGCAATCACGCTCCTCGCCATTTCGACCAACACCACCGGCGCGACTTCGGGCTACAGCCTGTTGGCGATCGGCCTGATGAACTCGATCATGTTCCCGACCATCTTCTCGCTCGCCTGCGAGAAGCTGGGAACCAAGGCTGCCGACGGTTCGGGCATCATCAACATCGCCATCTTCGGTGGTGCAGTGATTCCGCTGTTCACCGGCATGCTGGCCGATGCCAGCGGCAGCCTGGCCACGGCCATGATCCTGCCGGCCATCTGCTATGCCATCATCGCAGGTTTCGGTATCTTCGCCCGCAATCCCGCTTAATTCCAGGCTGGCGAAAATTCGGGGGTTCGCAAGGCGGCTTCGGCCTGCCATGCGGACCCCCGATGCTTTTGCGGGACTCACGATGACCGACGCCGAACTCGCTGCGCAACTGGCAGAGGTGGCAGGCCGCATCCTCATCGAGGTGCGTGCCAGCGGGATGTTCCACGGCAAGGCGCTGGGCCGGGCAGGCGACCAGACGGCCAACGAGTTCCTCTGCCATGCCCTGCGCGAACAGCGCCCCGAGGACGGTCTGCTCTCGGAAGAGAGCAAGGACACCGAGGAGCGCCTGTCGTGCAGTCGCGTGTGGATTGTCGATCCGGTCGACGGCACGAGGGAGTATGGTGAGGAACGGACCGACTGGGCGGTCCATGTCGCGCTCTGCGTCGATGGCAAGCCCGAGGTCGGTGCCGTCGCACTGCCGGGCCTCGATTGCGTCCTGCGCAGCGACGTATCAGGCAAACTGCCCCCGGCTGCCGAACACCCGCGAATGGTAGTCAGCCGCACACGTCCAGCCAAGGAAGCGCTCGCGGTCGCAGAGGCAATCGGAGGCCAGATCGTCGAGATGGGCTCGGCCGGGGCCAAGGCGATGGCGGTCGTCCGGGGTGAGGCCGAGATCTACCTCCACACCGGTGGCCAGTACGAATGGGACAGCGCTGCGCCGGTTGCCGTCGCCCTCGCCCACGGTCTCCACGCCAGCCGCGTCGATGGCAGCCCGCTGGTCTACAACCAGGCCGACACCTACATGCCGGACCTGCTCATCTGCCGTCCGGAATGGGCCGAGCGAGTCCTTGCCGAGGTGGCCAAACTGGACGCTTGAGGACGCTTCCGAAGCGGCCCTTCCCTAGCGTATTTCAGTCCCTCCAAAAATTGCGGTATGGGAGTCGCCGCAAAGAGGAGAGACCTGAGCCATGGCCACCCAGCTCGAAGCCGAAACCCGGAGCGACAATGATGCATTCCGCGAGGAAGTGCGCCAGTTCATCGCCGACAATTTCCCCGCCGAACTGAAGGGCAAGGCGAACGCGCTTGCCGGTGTCGACGGCCCCACCGACGAAAATGCCGCCCAGAAGGCGTGGCGCGAAGCGATGGGTGCCAAGGGCTGGGGCACGCCCACCTGGCCCAAGGAATATGGCGGTGGCGGCCTCGACAAGAAGCAGGCGCGTATCATCGACGAGGAGCTCGCGCGTGCGGGTGCCTACAACCCCATCGGCGGCATGGGCGTGATGATGTTCGGCCCGACCCTGCTCGAATACGGCAACGAGGCGCAGAAGCGCGAGCATATCCCGCCGATCTGTCGTGGCGAGATACGCTGGTGCCAAGGCTACTCTGAGCCCAATGCCGGGTCCGACCTCGCAAACCTGCAGACCTTCGCCGAGGACAAGGGCGATCACTATCTCGTCAACGGCCAGAAAACCTGGACCAGCGGCGGCCAGTGGGCGGACAAGTGCTTCGCGATCGTCCGCACCGACAAGAGCGACAAGCACCACGGCATCAGCTTCATGCTGATCGACATGGACTCGCCGGGCGTGGAAGTCCGTCCGATCCAGATGATCAGCGGCATGAGCCCGTTCTGCGAGACCTTCTTCACCGACGTGAAGGTGCCGAAGGAGAACCTCGTCGGCGAGGAAGGACAGGGCTGGACCATCGGCAAGCGCCTGCTCCAGCACGAACGAACGAATATCTCTGGCGGCGGCCGCCTTGCCGGAATGATGGGTGCGAGCCTTGGCGATATCGCCAAGAAGTATTGCGCCACCGACGGCGACGGCGAACTCGAGGACAAGGTGTTGCGCGACAAGATCGCCGACTTCGAAATCCGCTGGAACAGCTTCCTGCTCACCGCGCGCCGCGCGATGGAAGAAAGCAAGGCCGCCGGCGGCGTGTCCGAGATCAGCTCGGTGCTGAAGAAGATCGGCACCAAGATGAGCCAGGAACGCAGCGAACTGCTGATCGACATCCGCGGCCTTCAGGGCCTTGGATGGGAAGGCGATGGCTTCTCGACCGGCGAGCTCGAAACGGTCCGCGCCTGGCTCTTCGGCAAGGCAACGACGATCTACGGCGGCTCGACCGAAATCCAGAACAACATCATCGCCAAGCGCGTGCTCGGCATGCTCGACCACCAGTAAAAGAGGGAAGCACGGACAATGGCAGTTCTCAACGAAGAACAGGAAATGCTGCGCGACATGGCGCGCGAATGGGCCGTCAACGAAAGCCCGGTTACCGAATTCCGCAAGGTCCGCGCCAGTGGCGCCCCGGAAGCCTTCGATCGCAACGCATGGTCGACGATGGGCCAGATGGGCTGGACCGGGGTGATCATCCCCGAAGAGCACGGCGGTTCGGACTTCGGCTTCATGTCGGCCGGCCTCGTGATCGAGGAACTCGGCAAGACGTTGACCGCCAGCCCGCTGCTGATGAGCACCATCGCGGCGACCGCAATCGTATTGGGCGGCAGTGACGAGCAGAAGGCCAAGTGGCTTCCGAAGCTGGCCAGCGGCGAGGCCATCGCAACGCTCGCTGTCGACGAGGGCGCTTCGCATGATCCAGCGAAGATCGAGACTTCGGTTTCGGGCGGCAAGATCAGCGGCACCAAGGCTTTCGTGCATGAAGCCCACGGCGCCGACCTCTTCGTGGTCGCGGCGAAGGACGGGCTCTACCTTGTCGAAAAGGGCGATGGCGTTTCGCTGACCACGCGCAAGCTGACCGACCAGCGCAGCCACGCCGACGTGACCTTCGACGGTGCGACGGCCGACAAGCTCACTGGAGGTGGCGACAGCCTGCTCGACGACGTCCTTGATCGCGCTCGCATACTCACTGCAGCGGAAATGCTCGGCATGGCACAGCAGGTTTTCGACGTGACGCTCGACTACCTGAAGCAGCGCGTCCAGTTCAACCAGGTGCTCGCCAGCTTCCAGGCGCTGCAGCACCGCATGGCCGACCTCTTCGCCGACCTTGCGCAGATGCGCAGCGCGGTCGAGGCAGGGCTGCAGGCAGTCGACAGCGGCTTCGGCGTGGCACGCGCGGCGACCATCGCCAAGGCCGAGGCCAACCGGGTCCTGCACACCATGAGCAACCAGGGCATCCAGCTGCACGGCGGCATCGGCATGACCGACGAATACGACGTCGGCTTCTATCTGAAGCGCGCTCGCGTGCTCGAGGCGAGCTTCGGATCGACCGGCTGGCTCAAGCACCGCTTCGCGAAACTGGGCGGCTATTGAGCGACGCGCTCGCCCCCGCGGGCGAGGAACTTGAGGCGCTCCCCGGTGGCGATGCCGCCTGGGAGCGCCATCATCGTTACGTGGAGAAGCACCTCAGGCGGAACTATTCCGCCACGCTGACGCATGGCGTCTTCGGCATGACGGGCTTCCGCCTGATCTACGCTCCCACGATCATACCTGCCTATCTCTATCTTTTGACCGGAAGCCCCGCAGCGGTTGGGCTGGGAACTGCCCTGCTCCAACTTGGCGGAACGATTTCGCCGATCCTGTCGGGCGCGCGGGTGGAGAGCCGCAGCCGCATCCTGCCCTATGCCATCGGGGTGGGTTCGCTCATGCGCGTGATGATCCTCGTGCTGGCGATTGCCGCCTGGACGCTCCAGGGCACGGCGCTGCTGGCCGTCACCCTGCTTTCATTCCTGTTGCTCGGCTTCTTCTCGGGCGCACAGCGCGTGGCCTTCCAGATGCTCATGGCGAAGGTTATCCCGATCGCACGGCGCGGCCGCCTGCAGGGAATCCGCAACATGATCGGCGGGCTGATCGCCGCAGGTCTCGCCTGGCTTGCCGGACACTATTTCATCGAGCAGCGCTGGCTCGGCAACGGATACGCGACCACCTTCCTGCTCGCCTTCCTGCTGACTTCGGTCGGGCTGGTCGCGTTGAAGTTCGGCATTCGCGAACCCGATGCTCCTCGCCTGCGCCCGGTAATGCCCTTGCGCGAAAGGCTGGGCCAGTTCGGGGAACTTCTCACACACAAGGGCTTTCGCGGCTTCCTCGTCGCACATGCCCTCGCCGCCATCGCGCGGGTCGGACTGCCGTTCTGGACGCTCTATGTCGGCGACCGCCTCGGCCTCAGCGGTGCGCTGATCGGATCGCTTTCGCTGGCTTTCCTGGCTGCGGACACCCTCTCGAACCTTGCCTGGGGCGCGCTGGGCGACCGCTATGGCTTCCGCATCGTCTACGTAGGAGCGTTGATTGCAAGTATTACCGGCATGATGCTGCTGGTGCTGGGCGACGGCTGGATCCTCCATGGGGCATTTGTCATGCTCGGCTTCGGTTTCTCCGGCTGGATGATGGCGGCGATAACCCTAGTGCTCGAGTTCGGTGAGCACGAAGACGTGCCGATGCGCCTCGCCCTGCTCACCACGGTCGAAGGGGGCGTTTCGTCAATCGGGCCGGTCCTTGCCGGCCTCGCGATCGCGGCGATGGGCTATGCCCCGCTGATCGTGGCCGCCTCGGCATCGCTCATCGCGTCACTGGCAATCATGCTGCTGCGAGTGAAGGAGCCGCGCGAGCTAGCGTGAAGGCGCGAGCATCCCTTCCGACAAAGCCGACAAGTATGTCCTGATCGCGACTTCGGGTTCACCGAAACGTTCTGCCCAGTGCCGCGCCTCGTACGCCGAGTTCACCGTCGACATGATCACCTGACCTGCCACCAATGGATCGATTGGCCTGACCGAACCGTCGGCGATGCCGTCGATGAGCATACCGGCAAAGCGGCGTGCCAGCCGGTTCGAGCGGGTCACCACATCTACTTTGTGATCTGCGTCGAGCGCCTGCAGCGCGGTTGTCCGTAACAACGGTGTAGGGTCGAAGAACTGCAGGTCGACCAGCTCGGCCAGCACGCTCGAAAGTCTGGTCCAGTAATCGGTTCCGATACCCAGACCCCCGATCTGGACGGCGGACATGCGATCGTAGCTCTTCTGGAAGCAGGCGAGGACCAGATCATCCTTGGCATCGTGATGGTGGTAAAAGCTGCCTTTCGTCACGTTAAGGCTTTCGGCGATGCGATTGACCGACGCGCCGCGATAGCCGAGCTTGTTGATCATCACGGTCGCTGCCCGCAGGAAGGCTTCGTTCTGGCCGGCATCGGCATCGTCGTGCGTGCGCCAGTTCCCGATCAGTCGCTGCGGTTCGAACCTGCCTCTTTCGGCAGGAAGGCCGTTTGCAAGCACGTCGAAGAGGCGCGCCTCAATCCTCGCAAAATCGAGGACCGAGTAGCGCAGCGACCAGATCGGCCACCACATTACGGCTTCCAGCAGTATGTGCGCGCGTGCAGAGAAAAGGGCGCGCTCGTCGCTGTCGCGCCATGCGCCGAAAAAACGGCGGACGATGTCCACCACGCGCAGGTAATGCGCCATCAGCGGTTCCTGCACATCTGCATCGAGCGTGCGGATTTCCGACAGCGCGGTCGTTAGGCCCCTCTCGCCCGCCCGAATGCGCTTTCGCAAGGCGACGTGCGAGGCGATGAAATGCTTTAGGCGCGATGACGGGTCCGCTTGCGCCAGCGCGTCGTTCGCCATCTGCTCCATTAATGAAAGCGTCTGTTCGTAAACAGCAACGACCAATCCTTCCTTGCGCGGGAAGTAATAGGTGACGCTGGTGGCATTCAGACCGATGGCCTTGGCAACTTCCGCAAGTGTGGTTGCTTGCACCCCCACTTCGTTGATCTGCACCGCGGCCGCATGAATTATCGCCTCGCGTTTTTCACCGAACTTGCGGGTTGCTGCGGGTTTGCTCATGCGAAGAGGGACCCCAGATCCTTCTTGAGGATCTTGCCGTTCGCGTTTCGCGGAAGCGTGTCCTCGACGAAGGCGATTTTCACCGGCACCTTGAACCGGGCCAACCGGTCGGCGACCCAGGCGCGCAGTTCCTCCTCGCTTGCCGAGGTACCTGGTGCGAGGTGAACGACAGCCGCCGGTTCCTCTCCCAAAGTCGGATGGGGTATGCCGATAAGCGCCGCATCGGTGACGGCCGGGTGATCGTAGAGCACATTCTCGACCTCGGAGGAGTAGATGTTCTCACCCCCGCGGATGATCATGTCCTTGGCCCGGTCGACGATGTAACAGAAGCCCTCCTCGTCCAGGCGCGCGAGGTCGCCGGTGCGGACCCAGCCGTCGATGAATGTCTCGGCCGTCGCTTCGGGACGGTTCCAGTATCCCTTCACGATCATGGGGCCTCGCGCCCAGAGTTCGCCCACTTCGCCGACGGGCATTTCGGTCGTGCCGTCCTCGGACATGATCTTGAGGTCGGCCACGGCGACCGGCGGGCCGCAACTCGTCGGGCGATTGAAATAGTCCTCGGAATTGTTTCCGGTGACCGTCGCCATGGTCTCGGTCATACCCCAACCATTGCCGGGCAGCGCGCCGAAGGTCTCGTATATCTTGCGTACCAGTTCGGGGGCCGAAGGCGCGCCGCCGTAGGATATCGCCTCGAGGCTAGAGAGGTCGTAATTTTTGCGTTCGGGATGTTCGATCAACTGCCAGGCGATCGTCGGAACCCCGCCGGTCGAGTTGATCTTCTCGCGCTCGATGAGCTGGAATGCCTTAACCGGGTCCCACTTGTGCATGAAAACCATGGTGTGCCCGGCTGCGATCGAGCCCATCAGGCCAGCCGAGCATGCGGTGACGTGGAACAGGGGGATAACCGTCAGCCCCACTCTCTGGACCGGTGCGGGCGGTTCCTCGCCGCGGCGCAGTGCGGCCACCGCAATGCTCCAGCCGCTGGAGAGGATATTGGTGGCGAGGTTGCGATGGGTTCCCAGCGCTCCCTTGGGCTGCCCGGTTGTGCCGCTGGTGTAGAAGATCGTGACCTCGTCGTCGGGCGCGACTTCGACATCCGGCAGCTCTGCCTC
This genomic window contains:
- a CDS encoding class I adenylate-forming enzyme family protein codes for the protein MNDLARAIGWTPPEGWPAMTRDECHARLTAPGARFEMETIDIRGVPTRVWKNAPANLRVIAMAGRAHGERLFTIYEDERVTYDAWFRAVARLAAEFQSRGVAKGDRVALAMRNLPEWPVAFFAAAVIGAICVPLNAWWTGPELAFGLANSGAKLLVCDEERWERIAPHESEFPDLETIFVSRATAAPEGTERLEDVIGRPNDYSALTEAELPDVEVAPDDEVTIFYTSGTTGQPKGALGTHRNLATNILSSGWSIAVAALRRGEEPPAPVQRVGLTVIPLFHVTACSAGLMGSIAAGHTMVFMHKWDPVKAFQLIEREKINSTGGVPTIAWQLIEHPERKNYDLSSLEAISYGGAPSAPELVRKIYETFGALPGNGWGMTETMATVTGNNSEDYFNRPTSCGPPVAVADLKIMSEDGTTEMPVGEVGELWARGPMIVKGYWNRPEATAETFIDGWVRTGDLARLDEEGFCYIVDRAKDMIIRGGENIYSSEVENVLYDHPAVTDAALIGIPHPTLGEEPAAVVHLAPGTSASEEELRAWVADRLARFKVPVKIAFVEDTLPRNANGKILKKDLGSLFA
- a CDS encoding acyl-CoA dehydrogenase family protein — encoded protein: MATQLEAETRSDNDAFREEVRQFIADNFPAELKGKANALAGVDGPTDENAAQKAWREAMGAKGWGTPTWPKEYGGGGLDKKQARIIDEELARAGAYNPIGGMGVMMFGPTLLEYGNEAQKREHIPPICRGEIRWCQGYSEPNAGSDLANLQTFAEDKGDHYLVNGQKTWTSGGQWADKCFAIVRTDKSDKHHGISFMLIDMDSPGVEVRPIQMISGMSPFCETFFTDVKVPKENLVGEEGQGWTIGKRLLQHERTNISGGGRLAGMMGASLGDIAKKYCATDGDGELEDKVLRDKIADFEIRWNSFLLTARRAMEESKAAGGVSEISSVLKKIGTKMSQERSELLIDIRGLQGLGWEGDGFSTGELETVRAWLFGKATTIYGGSTEIQNNIIAKRVLGMLDHQ
- a CDS encoding sugar MFS transporter → MAIAPGVATSTDSNPVEDEGTQINAPGLNYFVFALFFIFGGITSLNDVILPKLKELFTLNYTQAMLIQFCFFTAYLVIGIPGAQLVKRIGYMRGAVVGLLTMMAGCLLFIPASQTATYGLFLFALFVLASGVVVVQVVTNPLISLLGPQKTVHSRLTFAQAFNSLGTTIFPRVGSTLILGGLAGVTAAELSGAELDAYRTAESQAIVNTYIGLAIALAVIAAVVWSFRNRLQGEKHEQSSLSGGFALLKRPRFGYGALCIFLYVGAEVAIGSLIVNYLMQEGVMGLEEQAAGKMIAYYWGGALVGRLIGSGLLRVFSPGLILATVAAGAITLLAISTNTTGATSGYSLLAIGLMNSIMFPTIFSLACEKLGTKAADGSGIINIAIFGGAVIPLFTGMLADASGSLATAMILPAICYAIIAGFGIFARNPA
- a CDS encoding TetR/AcrR family transcriptional regulator produces the protein MSKPAATRKFGEKREAIIHAAAVQINEVGVQATTLAEVAKAIGLNATSVTYYFPRKEGLVVAVYEQTLSLMEQMANDALAQADPSSRLKHFIASHVALRKRIRAGERGLTTALSEIRTLDADVQEPLMAHYLRVVDIVRRFFGAWRDSDERALFSARAHILLEAVMWWPIWSLRYSVLDFARIEARLFDVLANGLPAERGRFEPQRLIGNWRTHDDADAGQNEAFLRAATVMINKLGYRGASVNRIAESLNVTKGSFYHHHDAKDDLVLACFQKSYDRMSAVQIGGLGIGTDYWTRLSSVLAELVDLQFFDPTPLLRTTALQALDADHKVDVVTRSNRLARRFAGMLIDGIADGSVRPIDPLVAGQVIMSTVNSAYEARHWAERFGEPEVAIRTYLSALSEGMLAPSR
- a CDS encoding 3'(2'),5'-bisphosphate nucleotidase CysQ; this translates as MTDAELAAQLAEVAGRILIEVRASGMFHGKALGRAGDQTANEFLCHALREQRPEDGLLSEESKDTEERLSCSRVWIVDPVDGTREYGEERTDWAVHVALCVDGKPEVGAVALPGLDCVLRSDVSGKLPPAAEHPRMVVSRTRPAKEALAVAEAIGGQIVEMGSAGAKAMAVVRGEAEIYLHTGGQYEWDSAAPVAVALAHGLHASRVDGSPLVYNQADTYMPDLLICRPEWAERVLAEVAKLDA
- a CDS encoding acyl-CoA dehydrogenase family protein, whose amino-acid sequence is MAVLNEEQEMLRDMAREWAVNESPVTEFRKVRASGAPEAFDRNAWSTMGQMGWTGVIIPEEHGGSDFGFMSAGLVIEELGKTLTASPLLMSTIAATAIVLGGSDEQKAKWLPKLASGEAIATLAVDEGASHDPAKIETSVSGGKISGTKAFVHEAHGADLFVVAAKDGLYLVEKGDGVSLTTRKLTDQRSHADVTFDGATADKLTGGGDSLLDDVLDRARILTAAEMLGMAQQVFDVTLDYLKQRVQFNQVLASFQALQHRMADLFADLAQMRSAVEAGLQAVDSGFGVARAATIAKAEANRVLHTMSNQGIQLHGGIGMTDEYDVGFYLKRARVLEASFGSTGWLKHRFAKLGGY
- a CDS encoding MFS transporter; translated protein: MSDALAPAGEELEALPGGDAAWERHHRYVEKHLRRNYSATLTHGVFGMTGFRLIYAPTIIPAYLYLLTGSPAAVGLGTALLQLGGTISPILSGARVESRSRILPYAIGVGSLMRVMILVLAIAAWTLQGTALLAVTLLSFLLLGFFSGAQRVAFQMLMAKVIPIARRGRLQGIRNMIGGLIAAGLAWLAGHYFIEQRWLGNGYATTFLLAFLLTSVGLVALKFGIREPDAPRLRPVMPLRERLGQFGELLTHKGFRGFLVAHALAAIARVGLPFWTLYVGDRLGLSGALIGSLSLAFLAADTLSNLAWGALGDRYGFRIVYVGALIASITGMMLLVLGDGWILHGAFVMLGFGFSGWMMAAITLVLEFGEHEDVPMRLALLTTVEGGVSSIGPVLAGLAIAAMGYAPLIVAASASLIASLAIMLLRVKEPRELA